From Streptomyces sp. GSL17-111, one genomic window encodes:
- a CDS encoding glutamate-5-semialdehyde dehydrogenase yields MPSGTPGPATPATANATDSPVLETARRAREAATLLAPLPRTAREGALLAIADALVERSAEITAANAEDTATARDAGTAEAIIDRLTLTPERIAAIAADVRDVVALPDPVGEVVRGSTLPNGLELRQVRVPLGVVGIIYEARPNVTVDAAALCLKSGNAVLLRGSSSAYASNRALVAVLRDAVASAGLPADAVQLVPGLSRDSVTELMTARGLVDVLIPRGGASLIKTVVEGSTVPVIETGTGNCHVYVDERADVDMAVDILVNAKAQRPSVCNAAETVLVHEGVAEVFLPRALEALAAAGVTVHGDAVWQKAGADVVAATEEDWESEYLSYDIAAAVVPDLDAAVAHIRRYSSGHTEAIVTRDTAAARRFVSLVDSTAVMVNASTRFTDGSQFGFGAEIGISTQKLHARGPMGLPELTSTKYVVTGDGHVRD; encoded by the coding sequence ATGCCTTCCGGGACCCCCGGCCCCGCGACCCCGGCCACCGCGAACGCGACGGACTCCCCCGTCCTGGAGACGGCCCGCCGCGCGCGGGAGGCCGCCACCCTCCTGGCGCCGCTGCCGCGCACCGCCCGGGAAGGCGCCCTGCTGGCCATCGCGGACGCCCTGGTGGAGCGCAGCGCCGAGATCACGGCCGCCAACGCCGAGGACACCGCCACGGCACGGGACGCGGGCACGGCCGAGGCCATCATCGACCGGCTCACCCTGACCCCGGAGCGCATCGCGGCCATCGCCGCCGACGTGCGTGACGTCGTCGCCCTGCCCGACCCCGTCGGCGAGGTGGTCCGGGGCTCCACCCTCCCGAACGGCCTGGAGCTGCGGCAGGTCCGGGTGCCCCTCGGTGTCGTCGGCATCATCTACGAGGCCCGCCCCAACGTGACGGTCGACGCCGCCGCGCTGTGCCTGAAGTCCGGGAACGCCGTCCTGCTGCGGGGCTCCTCCTCCGCGTACGCCTCGAACCGCGCGCTCGTCGCCGTCCTGCGGGACGCGGTGGCCTCCGCCGGGCTGCCGGCGGACGCCGTCCAGCTCGTCCCCGGCCTCAGCCGGGACAGCGTGACGGAGCTGATGACGGCACGGGGCCTGGTCGACGTGCTGATCCCGCGCGGCGGCGCCTCGCTCATCAAAACGGTCGTCGAGGGATCCACCGTCCCCGTGATCGAGACGGGCACCGGCAACTGCCACGTCTACGTGGACGAGCGGGCCGACGTGGACATGGCCGTGGACATCCTGGTGAACGCCAAGGCCCAGCGGCCGAGCGTCTGCAACGCGGCGGAGACCGTCCTCGTGCACGAAGGCGTCGCCGAGGTCTTCCTGCCGCGTGCCCTGGAGGCCCTCGCCGCCGCCGGCGTCACCGTGCACGGCGACGCGGTCTGGCAGAAGGCGGGCGCGGACGTCGTCGCGGCCACCGAGGAGGACTGGGAGAGCGAATACCTCTCCTACGACATCGCCGCCGCCGTCGTCCCGGACCTGGACGCCGCCGTCGCCCACATCCGCCGCTACAGCTCCGGGCACACCGAGGCCATCGTCACCCGTGACACCGCCGCCGCCCGCCGCTTCGTCTCCCTGGTGGACTCCACGGCCGTCATGGTCAACGCCTCCACCCGCTTCACCGACGGCAGCCAGTTCGGCTTCGGCGCGGAGATCGGCATCTCGACCCAGAAGCTGCACGCGCGCGGTCCGATGGGTCTGCCCGAGCTGACGTCCACCAAGTACGTCGTCACCGGCGACGGGCACGTGCGCGACTGA